Within Borrelia puertoricensis, the genomic segment GAAATTAAGTGTGGATATGAGTACAATCAAATTGTATTGATATCTATTGGTTTTACCCTTTATGCTTTTGATTTTCACTGTTTACTCCTAATATAAGTATTTATAAATCTTAATTTAATTAATAATACAATTTATCTTAAAAGTAAATACTTGTTTTAGCAAATATGAAAATAAATTAATATTTATTTTTTATAGAGTTAAATATTAGTTTTCTTTTTTTATTTGTTTGATTTATTTGTAAAATACTTTACAAACTTATGTTTTTGCTATATCATAAGATAAACGACTTATATTAAGAACAAAAAGTACTAATAATATTTATTTAAAATTAATTAGAAATGGACGAGCCTTGTTAAGGGCAAGTCATGTTGATTCTATTTAACTTTATAATGTTTTTTATTTTTTGTTGAAGTTTTACTAAGCATATGTACATATGTTTTCTTATCCTTATATACTTAAAAATTTAGACTTAAAAAAAAGCCCCTATTTGGGACTTTTTTTTAAAAGAGTAAAGATGTTAGTTGTTTTTTAAATTTACTTACTTTTAAATTCACTTTTTTAATTTACTATATTTTTTGTATACCGCAGAAGCTATGGGTTTTGTATTGTTTATGTAATGTTGTAAGTGTTTTATGTTTTCTTGAATGGCTTCTAATGTGTGTTCTGCTCTTAAAACAGTGGCATCTAATAGATTAAATGTTGGAAAATTTTGATCCCTAAATTTTTGCTTAGTGCGAGTTAAAAATGTTT encodes:
- a CDS encoding BBA14 family lipoprotein — translated: MNKKLILNLIILLQFIIFSMIFSCTSIATLPEEPKTPTELTLKNLSIYEAKLASYALYLETFLTRTKQKFRDQNFPTFNLLDATVLRAEHTLEAIQENIKHLQHYINNTKPIASAVYKKYSKLKK